The sequence below is a genomic window from Candidatus Hydrogenedentota bacterium.
ATCTCGTCGAAGATGTCTTCGGCGGCGGCGTCCATAGCGATTACGGTCTTCAGTTCGCCCCAACGTGCCCAGAGATTAACAAGGGTCACCGTCCCCACCGTCGTCACGACCGAAAGTATCGCAATGACGACAAGCAACTCGATCAGTGTAAAGCCCTGTCTCGACGTGCGGTTCATGCTGCCGGCCTTACCATGTCAAGCGGCGCCAGCGACGTCAGGGTGAAACCCCGCGTCCGGCCCCCGCGAATCCACGACACCACAACCGTAAGCTCGGCCGTCTTCGATCCGGGCGCCGCCTTCACGTACGCATGCCAACGGAACTTATTGTATTGACTCTCGACGCGCCTGTTCGCCGCCTCGTACGTCGCGCCGACCGACGGCGCCATCGACTGCGCGGAATCGTCCTTTCGGGTCACCGGCTGCAATTGGTCTGTTGCAGCGGGCCAGACAAACGATGCGGGGTCTCGCCGCATATCGGAGAGGATTTCTTCGGCGAGGCGCTGCGCGGCGCGCCGGTCGCGCACATC
It includes:
- a CDS encoding type II secretion system protein; this encodes MTRVIRMREKPGRRESGGFTLMEVVVSLAVIAVAATIGISLFADSYAVGNDVRDRRAAQRLAEEILSDMRRDPASFVWPAATDQLQPVTRKDDSAQSMAPSVGATYEAANRRVESQYNKFRWHAYVKAAPGSKTAELTVVVSWIRGGRTRGFTLTSLAPLDMVRPAA